One Loxodonta africana isolate mLoxAfr1 chromosome 6, mLoxAfr1.hap2, whole genome shotgun sequence DNA window includes the following coding sequences:
- the LOC100661102 gene encoding olfactory receptor 6B2-like has translation MRRENVTKVSAFILVGFPMAHGMQYVLFLIFLLTYLFVLVENLAIILTIWISTSLHRPMYYFLSSMSFLEIWYVCDIIPKMLDGFLLQRKGISFVGCMTQLYFFISLVDTECVLLASMAYDHYVAICHPLHYQVIMTTGLCVQLVAFSFASAFTVSVIKVYFISRAKFCGSNILNHFFCDISPILKLACTDFSTAELVDFILAFVILVFPLVATVLSYGHITLAVLRIPSATGRWKAFSTCASHLTVVTVFYMAMIFIYVRPQAIDFRSSNKLISAVYTVLTPIINPLIYCLRNTEFKDALKKALDFGHAPS, from the coding sequence ATGAGGAGAGAAAATGTCACCAAAGTCAGCGCCTTCATTCTGGTGGGCTTTCCCATGGCCCACGGGATGCAGTATGTGCTCTTCCTCATCTTCCTGCTCACGTACCTCTTTGTCCTGGTGGAGAACCTGGCCATCATCCTTACCATCTGGATCAGCACCTCCCTGCATAGGCCCATGTACTACTTTCTGAGCTCCATGTCATTCTTGGAGATCTGGTACGTGTGTGACATCATCCCCAAGATGTTGGACGGCTTCCTTCTTCAGAGGAAGGGCATCTCCTTCGTGGGATGCATGACTCAACTCTACTTCTTCATCTCCCTGGTGGACACAGAGTGTGTACTCTTGGCCTCCATGGCCTATGACCACTACGTGGCCATCTGCCACCCCCTGCACTACCAGGTCATCATGACCACAGGGCTCTGTGTCCAGCTGGTGGCCTTCTCCTTTGCAAGTGCCTTCACTGTCTCTGTGATCAAGGTCTACTTTATCTCTAGAGCTAAATTCTGTGGCTCCAATATCTtgaaccactttttctgtgatatTTCCCCCATCCTCAAACTGGCCTGCACAGACTTCTCAACTGCAGAGCTGGTGGACTTCATTCTGGCCTTCGTCATCTTGGTATTCCCACTGGTGGCTACAGTGCTCTCCTACGGACACATCACCCTGGCTGTCCTGCGCATCCCTTCAGCCACCGGCCGTTGGAAGGCCTTttccacctgtgcctcccacctcacTGTGGTCACCGTCTTTTACATGGCCATGATCTTCATCTATGTCCGACCCCAGGCCATTGATTTCCGGAGCTCCAATAAACTCATCTCTGCTGTTTACACTGTTCTCACTCCGATAATAAACCCTTTGATCTACTGTCTGCGGAACACGGAGTTTAAGGATGCCTTGAAGAAGGCTTTGGACTTTGGTCATGCTCCATCATAG